The Verrucomicrobiota bacterium region AGGCTTCGGCGGGGACTTGAAGGCGTACCGGAGGAAACTCGCTTTGGTGTTCGGCCCACCATGCCTTGGCTCTCTCGGCGGCGGCTTGGGTTTTGGCGCTGCCTTCCGGCTGAAATTCCTGCAAGCCGCTTGTTTTGTCTTCGACCTGGACGGTGTCGGCCAGTTTCACGCCAAACTTTTCCGCGCTCCAATTCTCAATGAGTTTCACGCTCAGGCCGAGCACCGCGATGTCGGGATCATTCAAGAGCGCCGCGACAAACGGAATGCCGACCGTCGGCGGGGCGGCTTTGAGATGATTCAAACCCAGGAGCCGCACCTGTTGATCGGGGTCTTTGAGTTGTTCGGCGGCGAGCGCCACCAGAGCTGGATGCTTGCGTTCGAGCAATATGCCAAGCGCGGTTTCACGCACATTCATATCCGGATCGAGCGCGCCGGCCAGAACAATGGACTCGAATTCCGAGGGCAGCGGCTGGTCGTTTGGAAAAACGCGGCGGATCGCGCTGACGGCCACTTCGCGATGAACAATCTTCCCTGAGTTCCATGCTGCCAGCAGTGCCGCGCGCGGGTCGGCAGCTTGCTCGATCATCTCGGCGACGGCTTCGGAATTCGAGGCGTCGTTGGCGAGCGTGGCACTCGTGCGGATCTTGT contains the following coding sequences:
- a CDS encoding redoxin domain-containing protein produces the protein MKPPRLLVPVVGLTLVAGVWLFRAPLQDKIRTSATLANDASNSEAVAEMIEQAADPRAALLAAWNSGKIVHREVAVSAIRRVFPNDQPLPSEFESIVLAGALDPDMNVRETALGILLERKHPALVALAAEQLKDPDQQVRLLGLNHLKAAPPTVGIPFVAALLNDPDIAVLGLSVKLIENWSAEKFGVKLADTVQVEDKTSGLQEFQPEGSAKTQAAAERAKAWWAEHQSEFPPVRLQVPAEAYSARRPLPAANFPLHTLEGKPVRLSDFRGKVVLMNFWTTWCSACVGEMPALVALQKKHGDKLVILGVSLDYVPDSHGHIGGHAAVEEQKHSEGDHDDHEVAAAALKRVHEKVARTAKARNVNYPVLLDEHNEVGGRYNGGEQPTTVIVDAQGNVRRRFVGARNLAVFEAMIAEASQQGHTSIASD